Proteins co-encoded in one Zerene cesonia ecotype Mississippi chromosome 3, Zerene_cesonia_1.1, whole genome shotgun sequence genomic window:
- the LOC119837711 gene encoding insulin-like growth factor-binding protein 7, with protein MNRWLAMVALLVAVGAVRGYNCVCNPRECEVLGPSGCPGLGMVVWDPCRCCQVCARTVGEHCGGFQGTCEPGLRCKNGLCAPIKKGKKGEIEDDDDEDV; from the exons ATGAATAGGTGGTTGGCGATGGTCGCTCTGCTGGTGGCGGTGGGGGCGGTGCGGGGGTACAACTGTGTATGCAATCCGCGCGAGTGCGAGGTGCTGGGGCCGAGCGGGTGCCCCGGCTTGGGGATGGTTGTGTGGGACCCCTGCAG ATGCTGTCAAGTGTGTGCAAGGACTGTTGGTGAGCATTGTGGTGGTTTCCAAGGCACATGTGAACCTGGACTGAGATGTAAAAATGGTTTATGTGCTCCTATAAAAAAGGGGAAAAAAGGTGAAATAGAAGACGATGACGACGAAGATGTATAG